A stretch of the Simiduia curdlanivorans genome encodes the following:
- a CDS encoding class I SAM-dependent methyltransferase has protein sequence MLSRIIKMGSVILLATLPMFGSAESIQAAIAGEHRSEASSARDEARHPAETLAFFGFKPTDKVIEISPGGGWYTEILAPALYQNGELYAAHFPAQTDVPYYQRSRQAFLEKLAAEPSVYDKVKVTEFIPGNPAAAGPLGGADKVLTFRNVHNWIKAGSGEQAFVDFYAMLAKGGVLGVVEHRAKAGTTLEAMKVSGYVTEAEVIRLAEKAGFVLDAKSEVNANAKDTANHPKGVWTLPPSLALQDEDKDKYLAIGESDRMTLRFRKPE, from the coding sequence ATGCTGTCTCGGATTATTAAAATGGGTTCGGTTATCCTATTGGCTACTTTGCCTATGTTTGGCTCGGCCGAGTCAATACAGGCTGCTATTGCGGGCGAACATCGCAGCGAGGCATCCAGTGCGCGTGATGAAGCGCGTCATCCAGCTGAAACCCTTGCGTTTTTTGGTTTCAAACCGACGGATAAGGTGATCGAAATTTCGCCAGGTGGCGGTTGGTACACGGAAATTTTGGCGCCGGCCTTGTATCAAAATGGTGAACTTTACGCGGCGCATTTTCCTGCGCAAACAGACGTCCCTTACTACCAGCGTTCCAGGCAGGCCTTTTTGGAGAAGTTGGCCGCCGAGCCTAGCGTTTATGACAAGGTCAAGGTGACAGAATTTATCCCTGGCAACCCAGCGGCTGCAGGCCCCTTGGGCGGCGCAGACAAGGTGCTAACATTTCGTAATGTGCATAATTGGATAAAGGCCGGCAGCGGCGAGCAGGCGTTTGTCGACTTTTACGCCATGTTAGCTAAAGGCGGCGTTTTAGGTGTGGTAGAGCATCGCGCGAAAGCGGGCACTACGCTCGAAGCCATGAAAGTGTCGGGTTATGTGACCGAGGCTGAAGTGATTCGTCTGGCTGAAAAAGCCGGCTTTGTCTTGGACGCTAAAAGTGAGGTGAACGCCAATGCCAAGGATACGGCCAATCACCCTAAAGGTGTTTGGACTTTGCCGCCATCCTTGGCTCTGCAGGACGAAGATAAAGATAAGTACCTCGCGATTGGCGAGAGCGATCGCATGACCTTGCGCTTTCGTAAGCCTGAGTAA
- a CDS encoding alpha/beta family hydrolase yields MCGWLMSNKVPTGALRNSPKQPVARVLFCHGAGAPMDSAFMNTMTELLCGYSLDVVRIEFPYMAERRQTGKRRPPNPMPQLLEFLAQQVRAWSAFDHLPLFVAGKSMGGRVAAMLDLPEVRAVIALGYPLHPAGKPEKLRLEPLLVRRCPLLVVQGDRDLLGNRAEFEALALPESVVLHWLADGDHDLKPRVKSGLSHIDHMQRAAQLIANFTSDLIAH; encoded by the coding sequence ATGTGTGGTTGGTTGATGTCGAATAAAGTACCTACGGGCGCGTTGCGCAATAGCCCTAAACAACCAGTGGCACGTGTGCTTTTTTGCCACGGGGCCGGCGCGCCCATGGACAGCGCGTTTATGAATACCATGACTGAACTGTTGTGTGGCTACAGTCTGGATGTGGTGCGTATTGAGTTCCCCTATATGGCCGAGCGCCGGCAAACCGGTAAGCGCCGTCCGCCTAACCCCATGCCGCAATTATTAGAATTCTTAGCGCAACAGGTGCGGGCCTGGTCAGCCTTTGATCACTTACCTTTGTTTGTTGCCGGCAAGTCAATGGGAGGCCGCGTCGCGGCCATGTTAGACTTGCCCGAGGTTCGCGCTGTTATTGCCTTAGGTTACCCGCTTCACCCTGCGGGCAAGCCAGAGAAGCTCAGGCTTGAGCCGCTGCTGGTGCGCAGGTGTCCACTGCTAGTCGTTCAGGGCGATAGAGATTTACTGGGAAATAGAGCTGAATTCGAGGCCTTAGCATTGCCTGAAAGTGTTGTGCTGCACTGGCTGGCGGATGGCGATCACGATTTGAAGCCCCGAGTGAAATCCGGCCTTAGCCATATCGACCACATGCAACGAGCGGCCCAGCTTATCGCCAATTTCACCTCAGATTTGATCGCCCATTAA
- a CDS encoding glycine cleavage system protein R yields MKQHLIVTIIAKDKPGIIETLAQVVSAHDGNWEESRMVNLCGKFSGLVLVTVDDENLEDLKADLAALTAKGIRTLVDVADTEEEPQSYKEIRFNLIGNDRPGIVKEVAQALSARNINVEELATDFSSMPWSGEPLFEANGILQIPMDSDVDELAEKLDQIADELAVDIELEIPTPTTTH; encoded by the coding sequence ATGAAGCAGCACTTAATCGTCACTATTATTGCCAAAGACAAACCAGGCATCATCGAAACCCTGGCTCAGGTTGTCAGCGCCCACGATGGTAACTGGGAAGAAAGTCGCATGGTAAACCTGTGTGGCAAATTCAGTGGCCTAGTACTTGTGACCGTAGACGACGAAAACTTAGAAGACCTTAAGGCTGACTTAGCCGCTCTTACCGCTAAGGGCATCCGAACCTTAGTCGATGTCGCCGACACTGAAGAAGAGCCTCAGAGTTATAAAGAAATTCGTTTTAATCTCATTGGTAACGACAGGCCCGGTATCGTTAAGGAAGTGGCTCAAGCGCTAAGTGCTCGAAATATAAATGTCGAAGAATTGGCAACAGATTTTAGCAGTATGCCTTGGTCTGGCGAACCTTTATTCGAAGCCAATGGTATTTTACAAATTCCCATGGACAGTGACGTGGACGAGCTTGCCGAAAAGCTCGATCAAATTGCCGATGAGCTGGCCGTCGATATCGAACTAGAAATTCCAACGCCCACCACTACCCACTGA
- a CDS encoding YheU family protein, whose protein sequence is MIVIPVDQLPADALQGLIEEFVTRDGTDYGQEEMNLAQKVSQVKSQLQRREVLIVYNLADEQANILTRQQYEELQRQVQAVD, encoded by the coding sequence ATGATCGTCATCCCTGTTGATCAACTACCAGCAGACGCATTGCAAGGCTTAATCGAGGAGTTTGTCACCCGCGACGGCACAGACTATGGTCAGGAGGAGATGAATCTTGCCCAAAAGGTCAGCCAAGTGAAGTCTCAATTGCAGCGGCGAGAGGTTTTGATTGTGTATAACCTAGCAGACGAGCAGGCCAATATCCTCACCCGGCAACAGTACGAGGAGCTGCAAAGGCAGGTGCAGGCCGTAGACTAG
- a CDS encoding LamG domain-containing protein, protein MKKLLFFLSILLLSFSWRVDAQTCESIFPDAASNSNDSGGITLGNGSTIYNSPDNILDTRTLSVPNYNNLSCNGVICTKSNNVVPAGNPKSIPSGSNVTLNYQQTLSLAPGAYGNLLMNSESTLLLSPGDYTFSGTVSTGYLSAVRLSSDGSARIWAKDTISVANQSSIGVNSLSRHIFLYSEENVTLVSSSTVYAFIYANRDVSLNNQAQIFGGITARRNISMGSSSFVTYNLNKLALTDFGTFCTNTATLPTALAEYRLEATTWAGAANEVIDSSPSGFNGRAISYGGSYPGSSNTTPAISGDPGSCRYGIFNGASSGHLRIEDRNALDLPTSLTVGVWIYPTALPSGGGLHTIVSKDENFEFHLNSSGNIFWWWGGGSRSLATSGLNLALNTWHHVVITYQLGEQKIYINGVERAATNYNGNMTTNGDPLLIGTDWNFDSRNFVGRIDEVNLFREKLTALQVVGLMNRTHPCQNTPTLGSFDIDVGGGSASVCSPKQVTITARDSNNNVFTGYTGTVNIQTTTNHGDWSVVNGSVAPRFVAGANDSGQASFTFNASDAGQVQLNLSNQHAQTLRVRVTETFPNSGTFSLSSNLTFSANAFVVSFNDSLNDDVVAGRDHGFRVQMYRRDSTTGDCAVASNYAASSIKTWLVRHAQDPSGAAPNINAVTLPLTEPGAANVTYPFVSGASTFSLATTDVGRYTIYFKDDSSGFSDQPILGDSGTVIVRPFGFDVSVPGNPKGVTATGAVFGAAGQNFVADLRAVLWQAADDNNGDGMPDGHADGDASTGANLANNPAAIRFGQESPSEGSLLSAVLVAPSGGNDPGLGNGESSGDGRVVAGFSNGAIQSGNIYYPEVGAIELNARLLGTSYLGASAARTAKILGSTYVGRFTPASFSLTPVSVNEACSSFTYMEQPFDLSYRLTAQNGLASPQTTQNYQGTFAKLGTGLGSFDYAAKSLGVDLSSRVAGATNAISWVNGVGTVVVDPITFMRQANSSPDGPLNNLELGIAVTDADGVGLSSASLDLDVDGDSLGDHGLLGQTRQLFGRLYAKDAFGPESTNIPMFWQAEYFDGTQFVRNGSDSCTELAFSQINFVGATTAINAAAQSVAVTLGGVTSSFSFADPLGVQTCMTATGVGFCAGYAGRFYGATNAIVTFPVQINLANYPYLRFDWNGDGNYGDVSHPQFNINFASYRGHDRIIFWRERL, encoded by the coding sequence ATGAAAAAATTATTGTTTTTTTTATCAATTTTATTGCTGAGCTTTTCTTGGCGAGTTGATGCGCAGACCTGTGAGTCCATTTTTCCCGATGCCGCTTCGAACAGTAATGATAGTGGGGGTATTACGCTTGGCAATGGATCTACTATTTATAATTCACCGGACAATATTCTCGATACCCGAACTCTATCTGTGCCGAACTATAACAACTTGAGCTGTAATGGGGTTATTTGTACCAAGTCAAACAATGTTGTACCGGCGGGTAATCCCAAGTCGATACCTAGCGGGTCTAATGTTACCCTAAATTACCAGCAGACCCTGAGTTTGGCGCCGGGCGCCTACGGTAATTTATTGATGAACTCCGAATCTACTTTGTTATTGTCGCCCGGTGATTATACTTTTAGCGGCACGGTAAGCACAGGCTACCTGAGCGCCGTTCGATTGAGTTCCGATGGTAGCGCGAGAATATGGGCTAAAGATACTATAAGTGTGGCTAATCAATCATCGATTGGTGTTAACAGTTTAAGCCGTCACATTTTTTTATACAGTGAAGAAAATGTTACTTTGGTTTCCTCGTCGACGGTTTATGCTTTTATTTATGCAAACCGAGATGTCTCCCTGAATAATCAGGCGCAAATATTCGGTGGTATCACGGCAAGGCGTAATATCAGCATGGGCAGTTCAAGCTTTGTTACTTACAACCTAAATAAACTAGCGCTCACTGACTTCGGAACTTTTTGTACTAACACGGCGACGTTGCCAACAGCGCTTGCTGAGTATCGACTAGAAGCCACAACCTGGGCTGGTGCTGCAAATGAAGTGATTGATAGTAGTCCCAGTGGCTTTAACGGGCGGGCAATAAGCTACGGTGGTAGTTACCCCGGATCTTCAAATACGACGCCGGCAATTTCAGGCGACCCCGGCAGTTGCCGCTATGGTATTTTTAACGGCGCCTCGAGTGGTCACCTGCGCATTGAAGACCGCAATGCTTTGGATTTGCCGACTAGCTTGACGGTAGGAGTTTGGATTTATCCAACGGCTCTGCCATCTGGTGGCGGTTTACACACTATTGTCTCTAAAGATGAAAACTTTGAATTTCACCTAAATAGTAGTGGCAATATATTTTGGTGGTGGGGTGGCGGTTCGCGTTCTTTAGCTACAAGTGGATTGAATTTGGCGCTCAATACTTGGCACCATGTCGTCATTACCTATCAGCTAGGCGAACAGAAAATATATATTAACGGCGTTGAGCGCGCGGCAACCAATTACAATGGCAATATGACTACCAATGGCGACCCCTTACTCATTGGTACGGATTGGAATTTTGATAGTCGAAACTTTGTTGGGCGTATAGATGAGGTGAATCTGTTTCGGGAAAAGCTGACTGCTTTACAAGTTGTCGGCCTCATGAACAGAACCCATCCTTGTCAAAATACACCAACCTTAGGCAGTTTTGACATTGATGTGGGTGGCGGCAGCGCAAGTGTGTGTTCGCCTAAGCAAGTGACTATTACGGCCCGCGATTCCAATAATAATGTTTTCACCGGCTATACAGGTACGGTAAATATCCAAACCACCACGAACCATGGCGATTGGAGCGTGGTGAATGGCTCTGTAGCGCCGCGATTTGTCGCGGGAGCTAATGATAGTGGTCAGGCGAGTTTTACTTTTAACGCGAGTGATGCGGGGCAGGTACAACTGAATTTAAGTAATCAGCACGCGCAAACGCTCAGGGTTAGAGTCACGGAAACTTTTCCTAATTCGGGTACTTTTTCGCTCAGCAGTAATTTAACGTTTTCGGCCAATGCGTTTGTGGTTAGTTTTAATGATTCACTTAACGACGATGTTGTGGCAGGTAGAGATCACGGCTTCCGCGTTCAGATGTATCGGCGTGATTCCACAACCGGCGATTGCGCAGTGGCGTCGAATTATGCTGCCAGCAGTATAAAAACATGGTTGGTGCGGCACGCGCAAGACCCCAGCGGTGCAGCGCCCAATATCAACGCTGTGACCTTACCCCTAACTGAACCCGGCGCAGCGAATGTGACTTATCCTTTTGTCAGCGGCGCTTCGACCTTCAGCCTAGCGACGACGGATGTTGGTAGATACACCATTTACTTTAAAGACGATAGCAGTGGCTTTTCAGATCAACCGATTCTTGGTGATAGTGGCACGGTTATCGTCAGGCCATTTGGTTTTGATGTTAGTGTTCCGGGAAATCCTAAGGGCGTTACCGCGACGGGCGCAGTATTCGGAGCAGCCGGTCAAAACTTTGTGGCAGATCTGCGCGCTGTGTTATGGCAAGCCGCTGACGATAACAATGGCGACGGTATGCCTGACGGCCACGCCGACGGCGATGCTTCGACCGGCGCCAACCTGGCAAATAATCCTGCAGCGATTCGCTTTGGTCAAGAGTCGCCAAGTGAAGGTAGCTTGCTAAGCGCCGTATTGGTTGCGCCCTCAGGTGGCAATGACCCGGGTTTAGGTAACGGCGAGTCCAGTGGTGATGGCCGAGTTGTGGCGGGTTTTAGTAATGGCGCAATACAAAGCGGTAATATTTATTATCCCGAGGTCGGGGCCATTGAGTTAAATGCACGCCTGTTGGGTACAAGTTATCTTGGCGCCTCGGCTGCGCGCACCGCAAAAATTTTAGGTTCTACCTACGTTGGCCGTTTCACGCCCGCCTCCTTTTCATTAACGCCCGTCTCGGTTAACGAAGCCTGCTCGAGTTTTACCTATATGGAGCAGCCTTTTGATCTGAGCTATCGCCTGACGGCGCAGAATGGATTAGCAAGCCCGCAAACAACGCAAAACTATCAGGGCACATTTGCCAAGTTAGGTACTGGTTTGGGCAGTTTTGATTATGCCGCTAAGAGTTTAGGTGTTGATCTATCCAGCCGCGTTGCCGGCGCGACAAATGCCATTTCTTGGGTAAATGGCGTGGGTACTGTGGTGGTTGACCCAATTACGTTTATGCGGCAGGCAAACAGCTCCCCAGACGGCCCCTTAAACAATCTTGAATTGGGTATCGCGGTTACGGATGCGGATGGTGTTGGCCTCAGTAGTGCGAGTTTAGATTTAGATGTTGACGGCGATAGCTTAGGTGATCATGGGTTGCTGGGGCAAACACGGCAGTTATTTGGCCGATTGTATGCCAAGGATGCTTTTGGTCCGGAGTCCACTAATATTCCTATGTTTTGGCAAGCTGAGTATTTCGATGGCACCCAGTTTGTGCGCAATGGCAGCGATAGTTGTACCGAGTTGGCGTTCAGTCAAATAAATTTTGTTGGCGCTACAACTGCTATCAATGCGGCGGCGCAATCTGTTGCGGTGACCTTGGGCGGCGTAACCTCAAGCTTTAGTTTTGCTGATCCGCTAGGGGTGCAGACTTGCATGACGGCCACCGGCGTGGGCTTTTGTGCAGGCTACGCGGGTCGCTTTTACGGCGCGACCAATGCAATAGTGACTTTTCCGGTGCAAATTAACCTTGCCAATTATCCCTATTTACGGTTTGACTGGAATGGCGACGGGAATTATGGCGATGTGTCACACCCGCAGTTCAATATTAACTTTGCCAGCTACCGCGGCCATGATCGCATCATATTTTGGCGTGAACGGCTGTGA
- a CDS encoding PulJ/GspJ family protein: MSKGFTLIELVVVLVVFGIIAAMGSSFVVTSITAYNQAAERNKLVERSRAVVERISRQLRIALPYSLRVSASGNCIEFMQLTGGANYEGILPDSSNGAAATSSILVSAFELSLGAGVHLAVGAMHASEIYTTSAIASRATIASLAGAPISQINLSQPHTFLRNSINSRAYVMDSPERFCVSAGQMLHYSNYGLDTGTLGDSAPMGDSAVMSDDVSAIAPVFSLSPATESRNTLVAIQFALSRQGETMNIQHQVQVRNVP; encoded by the coding sequence ATGAGTAAAGGTTTTACACTCATTGAGCTTGTTGTGGTGCTGGTGGTTTTTGGCATTATTGCTGCCATGGGTAGCAGCTTTGTTGTTACATCTATAACGGCCTACAATCAGGCGGCGGAACGCAATAAACTAGTGGAGAGAAGCCGGGCGGTGGTTGAACGCATCTCGCGCCAGCTCCGTATTGCCTTACCTTATTCTTTGCGAGTTAGCGCGAGTGGAAACTGCATTGAGTTTATGCAGCTAACGGGCGGCGCTAACTACGAAGGCATTTTACCTGATTCTTCTAATGGCGCCGCAGCAACTTCAAGTATTCTGGTATCAGCTTTTGAGCTTTCGCTAGGTGCGGGTGTACATCTAGCTGTTGGGGCTATGCATGCTAGCGAAATTTATACGACCTCTGCTATCGCGTCACGTGCCACCATTGCTAGTCTCGCAGGGGCGCCCATCAGCCAAATAAATCTTTCGCAGCCGCATACTTTTCTGCGCAATTCCATTAATAGCCGAGCTTACGTGATGGACTCGCCTGAACGGTTTTGCGTCAGTGCAGGGCAAATGCTGCATTACAGTAATTATGGTTTGGATACGGGCACACTTGGCGATAGCGCTCCGATGGGCGATAGCGCAGTGATGAGCGATGATGTAAGCGCAATAGCGCCGGTATTTTCCTTATCTCCCGCCACCGAATCGCGAAATACCCTCGTCGCTATTCAGTTCGCTTTGAGCCGGCAGGGTGAGACTATGAATATTCAGCATCAGGTGCAGGTGCGCAATGTCCCTTAA